GAAGATAATTGTCCAACAAATTCTCATACTGCTCATTTATGACTCCAGCTCTATCGTAGACATAATGCGTACGAGATCCGATGGGAGATGCTTCGCTTTGCATTGTTTGCAATGGCGATTCTATTGTTAATGAGATAAAAATAATAATAGACGCAAAGACCACATATTTGGATAAGTGGTTACCACTAGTCATTCTGTTTAAAAATGCTAAACCAAACGGATTTCTTTTCAAAGAGATCTCTATTGATATTTGGTGGAATTAATCTGTTAAGAAAGTAAAAAACTAAACAAAGGGCTTAATTACTAAAGAATTTAACAAAGGTGCATGATCGAACTTGATACAAAATTTACTGCTTTGATCGTATTTCTCATATAAAACTACTTGAAGAATTCACAAAATTTTTCTTTGGTTATCGATGTTAGTTAATAGTCATCAACATGAAATATGATTTATCAGTATTTGTAGAATCAGGACTCGCTGTGTTATTGATATTTAAGGTGGTAGCGAAAGTAATGCTGTTGTTCAGACCCTGCCTACCCTTTTTTTGAACCAGATTCACCGCTGTTAATGCATCAGTGGTAGAATCAACTGCATTTCTTAGATTTTCACTTTTTAGCTCATTTATTGTATTAAATGCATATTATGCCTTGACTAATCATAAAGTTCATAAAAACAGAAGAACAATATTTCATGCTCATCTGATGACGTACCGGTTCTCTAGTTTTTGAAATAGTCGTGATGATAGGCTCTGAATCTGATAGTTTAGTAACCACTTGAAAATGACATCCACTATAACAGTCATTTAAGATTCGATGATTCCATCTCTAATACAACCTTGTCTACTAGTTTTTTGTTTCTTTCTAAATAGGTAGGTGATTCTATATCTATCCAATCTGTTCCATTAAGAAACACATCGTAACAATAGATACTATTATTATCACTAATTCTTATTTTAGATAAAATATCTGAAGATAGATCAAAACTTTTTCCGTCCTTCTCATTTGATTTTATTCTTAAAAAATTCATTATTCTATTGTTGAAAAGATAAATTCCTGATGCTTCTGGGTATTCAAGCTTGACAATTGGTTTTTCACTAAATTCCTTAATTAGGTAGGTATTTTTTGTACATTTCTTGTCCAGGATCAGCCTGCCTGTTTCCTCTTTACGGTGCGATCTGGATATTATTATTCCTATTAGTCCATCATCCGATTCGGAATTGATTTTAATATAATCCTTAACAAGACTGTTTATATCCACAGCACACAAGTTGTCAGCATACCATACCATGAAGAAAGATTCTTTCTCCAATTTTTTCATACACTCTAGGAGTGCACCACCAGTCCCCTTTTTTCTATCTTCAATAAAAATGATTTTCTTGCCAATAATCGCTTCCTTACCATCTAGATAATTAATGATTTGTTTTCCGTATGAGTCAAATTCACAAACTATAATGATTTCAGTAACATGAGAGGATTTAGAAATATATCTTATTATGTAGTCAATCAAGGGCTTTCCATTAATCGGAATTAACGCCTTTGGACTATAATCGCTGTATGGTCTTGCTCTAGAGCCTACGCCACCTGCCAGTAATACTATCTTCATCTAATCTAATTCTATTCATGAATTTATAAAATAGTATCTGAAAAAATGCTGAAAGTGAAATAAATACACCAAATCTTATTGCTATCCATGATTAATCTGGTCGATCATTAATATTTTGTCCTCTTTTTTGATCCTTTTGGCTCAATAAAGTCATTTGGCTGGAGAATAGGCCCTAAAAAATCAGTTATGGATATGTCATTCTCAAAGAACATTCTCCTGGGTAAAAAATTTGTACTAGGTTTAATAACTTTAATTTATATTGTTAATTCATGCTTGAAAAACAAATCAATGAAATGAAAGAGAATATAGATATTGGGATCGAAGCAGAAAACAGGAAAGAAGTTGTAGGTATTCTTAATATCTTGTTAGCAGATGAATACCTGCTATTTACAAAAACACGTAATTACCACTGGAATGTAGTAGGTAAGGACTTTAAAGAGCGTCATGAATTT
This Candidatus Nitrosocosmicus oleophilus DNA region includes the following protein-coding sequences:
- a CDS encoding TPM domain-containing protein — its product is MQSEASPIGSRTHYVYDRAGVINEQYENLLDNYLRQLDDSTTVEIIVYTIPGFFWTRYYKRRSRNSR
- a CDS encoding nucleotidyltransferase family protein, with amino-acid sequence MKIVLLAGGVGSRARPYSDYSPKALIPINGKPLIDYIIRYISKSSHVTEIIIVCEFDSYGKQIINYLDGKEAIIGKKIIFIEDRKKGTGGALLECMKKLEKESFFMVWYADNLCAVDINSLVKDYIKINSESDDGLIGIIISRSHRKEETGRLILDKKCTKNTYLIKEFSEKPIVKLEYPEASGIYLFNNRIMNFLRIKSNEKDGKSFDLSSDILSKIRISDNNSIYCYDVFLNGTDWIDIESPTYLERNKKLVDKVVLEMESSNLK